In a genomic window of Sarcophilus harrisii chromosome 4, mSarHar1.11, whole genome shotgun sequence:
- the PSORS1C2 gene encoding psoriasis susceptibility 1 candidate gene 2 protein produces the protein MLNWKLLEILVLCLLSGGIRGNNDHPLPPALEAPEENGGPTWPQGPPIPGDPWPGIPPVFEEPPSSGPGHTWGDLDESEVWPPEPPTTTTSQPPLPDDPWPAGSQPPENPWPPGREIDAVSHESDLDPPMEEYR, from the exons ATGCTAAATTGGAAGCTACTGGAAATTCTGGTTCTTTGTCTCCTTTCAGGAG GCATCAGAGGCAACAATGACCACCCTTTGCCACCAGCCTTGGAGGCTCCTGAAGAAAACGGTGGGCCTACATGGCCACAAGGTCCCCCAATCCCCGGTGACCCCTGGCCAGGTATACCTCCTGTATTTGAAGAACCTCCATCTTCAGGCCCAGGTCATACCTGGGGAGATCTGGATGAAAGTGAAGTCTGGCCCCCTGAACCTCCTACAACAACTACTTCCCAACCTCCACTGCCCGATGACCCCTGGCCTGCTGGATCCCAGCCCCCTGAGAATCCATGGCCTCCTGGCCGTGAGATAGATGCTGTCTCTCATGAGTCAGACCTTGATCCACCTATGGAGGAATACAGATAA